A genomic window from Pelagicoccus enzymogenes includes:
- a CDS encoding discoidin domain-containing protein, translated as MGRPLRGRPAARGAASPPVARGAADPPETDNPNYRIMKKTLLTLAAVSAASILAAADKAPIELDYPAPFLSGTPVPIVLPNLESPDAPQPTVLAPAGVSNIAFGKEVTSSDDFPIIGELELVTDGDKESEEGYFVELAQGPQWVQIDLESTATIYGLGLWHFHTQKRAYVDVVVQLSDDESFESGVTTVFNNDHDNSLGFGAGRDMAYVETNKGKLIGAKETKARYVRLYSDGNTSNEMNHYVEVEVFGEY; from the coding sequence GTGGGACGTCCGCTCCGCGGCCGTCCTGCTGCCCGCGGAGCGGCCAGCCCACCCGTCGCCCGCGGAGCGGCCGACCCACCTGAAACAGATAATCCAAATTACCGAATTATGAAAAAGACATTGCTGACCCTGGCCGCCGTATCCGCGGCCTCGATACTGGCCGCGGCCGACAAGGCCCCCATCGAGCTGGACTACCCGGCTCCCTTCCTCTCCGGCACTCCGGTGCCCATCGTGCTGCCCAATCTGGAGTCTCCCGACGCCCCCCAGCCCACCGTCCTGGCCCCCGCCGGGGTCTCCAACATCGCCTTCGGCAAGGAAGTCACCTCCTCGGACGACTTCCCCATCATCGGCGAGCTCGAGCTGGTGACCGACGGGGACAAGGAGTCGGAGGAAGGCTACTTCGTGGAGCTGGCCCAGGGCCCGCAATGGGTGCAGATCGACCTGGAGAGCACAGCGACGATCTACGGGCTCGGCCTGTGGCACTTCCACACCCAGAAGCGCGCCTACGTGGACGTGGTGGTGCAGCTCTCCGACGACGAGTCGTTCGAGAGCGGCGTGACGACGGTCTTCAACAACGACCACGACAACTCGCTGGGCTTCGGGGCGGGCCGGGACATGGCCTACGTGGAGACCAACAAGGGCAAGCTGATCGGCGCGAAGGAGACGAAGGCCCGCTACGTTCGCCTGTACTCCGACGGCAACACCAGCAACGAGATGAACCACTACGTCGAGGTGGAAGTCTTTGGAGAGTACTAG
- a CDS encoding NAD-dependent malic enzyme, whose protein sequence is MPEAESKRPLYIPYAGPVLLEVPLLNKGSAFTARERREFNLEGLLPHCIETIEEQRDRAYLQFSELTSRMEKHIYLRSIQDTNETLYYSLLTHYLEEMLPLIYTPTVGEACQKFSQIYRRKRGLFINYEDRDKIDRILRNATRKRVSVIVVTDGERILGLGDQGIGGMGIPIGKLAIYSACGGISPANTLPITLDVGCDNERLINDPMYMGKRSPRIRGEAYFEFVDKFIKAIKDLWPNVLLQFEDFAQPNAMPLLKRYRDELCCFNDDIQGTAAVTAGTLLAACQRKGQALAEQRICFVGAGSAGCGIAEHLVAHMQAEGLSAEEAKSRIFMVDKDGLLSTDMTGLRDFQEELARDSAEVSEWRDDSGKIPLMKVIEHAKPTVLVGVSGQFGLFKESQIRLMAKQVSRPIILPLSNPTTLAEATPQDVIEWTQGEAIVATGSPFAPVAYKGRTYHVSQCNNSYIFPGIGLGVLASKAKRVTEGMLIAASRTLADSSPEVTSVGAPLLPALDEIRNLSRLIARRVAKQAMQDGVARERTDLALEKAIDKVYWEPQYRSYQRTSL, encoded by the coding sequence ATGCCTGAAGCCGAGTCGAAGCGTCCACTTTACATTCCATATGCGGGGCCTGTCCTTTTGGAAGTGCCACTTTTGAACAAGGGAAGCGCCTTCACGGCGCGGGAGCGGCGCGAGTTCAATTTGGAGGGGTTGCTTCCCCACTGTATCGAGACTATCGAGGAGCAACGCGACCGCGCCTACCTGCAGTTCAGCGAGCTGACTTCCCGCATGGAAAAGCACATTTACCTGCGCAGCATCCAGGACACGAACGAGACCCTTTACTATTCGTTGCTGACGCATTACCTGGAGGAAATGCTGCCCTTGATCTACACGCCCACGGTGGGCGAGGCTTGTCAGAAGTTTTCCCAGATTTATCGCCGCAAGCGCGGTCTTTTCATCAACTACGAGGACAGGGACAAGATTGACCGTATCCTGCGCAACGCGACGCGCAAACGGGTGAGCGTCATCGTGGTGACGGATGGAGAGCGCATCCTCGGATTGGGCGACCAAGGGATTGGTGGTATGGGGATTCCCATTGGCAAGCTCGCTATCTATTCGGCCTGCGGAGGTATCAGCCCTGCCAATACGCTGCCCATTACCTTGGACGTTGGCTGCGACAACGAGCGTTTGATCAACGACCCCATGTACATGGGCAAGCGTTCGCCTCGCATTCGCGGCGAAGCTTACTTCGAGTTCGTGGACAAGTTTATCAAGGCGATCAAGGATCTTTGGCCTAACGTGTTGCTTCAGTTCGAGGACTTTGCCCAACCCAACGCCATGCCCCTGCTCAAGCGTTACCGTGACGAGCTATGTTGCTTCAACGACGATATTCAAGGCACGGCTGCCGTGACTGCTGGGACGTTGCTTGCCGCCTGCCAGCGTAAGGGTCAGGCCTTGGCCGAGCAACGTATTTGTTTTGTGGGGGCTGGATCTGCTGGATGCGGAATCGCGGAGCACCTAGTGGCCCACATGCAAGCTGAAGGCTTGTCGGCGGAAGAGGCGAAGTCGCGAATCTTCATGGTCGACAAGGACGGGTTGTTGAGCACCGACATGACGGGCTTGCGAGACTTTCAAGAGGAACTTGCTCGGGATTCCGCCGAAGTCAGCGAGTGGCGTGACGATTCGGGAAAGATCCCGTTGATGAAAGTCATCGAACATGCGAAACCAACGGTATTGGTCGGCGTTTCCGGACAGTTTGGCCTGTTCAAGGAAAGCCAGATTCGACTCATGGCCAAACAGGTTTCCAGACCGATCATTTTGCCATTGTCCAATCCCACCACACTGGCGGAGGCCACTCCCCAAGACGTAATCGAATGGACGCAAGGAGAGGCGATCGTTGCCACGGGGAGCCCCTTTGCTCCAGTCGCCTACAAGGGCAGGACCTACCATGTTTCGCAATGTAACAACAGCTACATATTCCCTGGAATAGGCTTGGGCGTACTAGCCAGCAAAGCGAAGCGGGTGACGGAAGGGATGCTCATCGCCGCCAGTCGCACGCTAGCTGACAGCTCTCCGGAAGTGACGAGCGTAGGGGCTCCATTGCTGCCTGCCTTGGATGAAATTCGAAACCTGAGCCGACTGATCGCTCGCCGCGTGGCCAAGCAGGCCATGCAGGATGGTGTTGCTCGGGAAAGGACTGACCTAGCCTTGGAGAAGGCGATTGATAAAGTGTATTGGGAACCGCAATACAGGAGCTACCAGAGGACTTCGCTTTAG
- a CDS encoding DUF2256 domain-containing protein: MAHRKINLPTKICPVCERPFSWRKKWQLNWDHVTYCSERCRNRRGKGRNRTS; the protein is encoded by the coding sequence ATGGCCCACCGTAAGATCAACTTGCCCACCAAAATTTGCCCCGTGTGCGAACGGCCCTTCTCTTGGCGAAAGAAATGGCAGCTAAACTGGGACCACGTAACCTACTGTTCGGAACGCTGCCGCAACCGCCGCGGCAAAGGGCGAAACAGGACGAGCTAA
- a CDS encoding FAD-binding domain-containing protein has protein sequence MPLSQSRPKFPATNALFPPTRDSALAKLEHFIPFAGEHYRLERNFDYGSGKHNSVSQLSPYIRNGTISESEVVASVLKSHPYHEAEKFLQEVFWRIYWKGYLDNRPALWTNYLEDLSELNLDASQAKTHQQARNGATGIDSFDTWSEELQQTGYLHNHARMWFASIWIFTLKLPWQLGAAFFLEHLLDGDPASNTLGWRWVAGLHTKGKSYLARPSNITRYTQGRFQPAGGLAAEAISIPDSHPAIPASYKKRPAPPQGLQQGEGLLMLDEDLRPHLEGLDEKSHILGMYPQNDYSQLPCSEPVRVFRETSLRNTLQDLSERKSCCVEVTTHPSSEAIETWAQKYGLHTLWLAQPQIGPWNDLWSEIEPRLAKSGLQILKFRPWWENELFPSATHGFFKFHKGIKPVATRMANATS, from the coding sequence ATGCCCCTCAGCCAGTCCCGCCCCAAATTTCCGGCAACAAACGCGCTGTTTCCGCCCACTCGAGACTCAGCCCTCGCGAAACTAGAGCATTTCATTCCCTTCGCCGGCGAGCATTACCGACTGGAGCGAAACTTCGACTACGGCAGCGGCAAGCACAACTCCGTGTCGCAGCTTTCCCCCTACATCCGCAATGGAACGATCTCGGAGAGCGAAGTGGTCGCTTCCGTCCTAAAATCTCACCCGTACCACGAGGCTGAGAAATTCCTGCAGGAGGTCTTCTGGCGGATCTACTGGAAAGGCTACCTCGACAACCGCCCCGCCCTCTGGACGAACTATCTCGAAGATCTCAGCGAGCTTAACCTTGACGCCAGTCAGGCGAAAACCCACCAGCAGGCGAGGAACGGCGCCACCGGTATCGATTCTTTCGATACGTGGTCGGAAGAGTTGCAACAAACCGGATACCTGCACAACCACGCCCGCATGTGGTTCGCCAGCATATGGATTTTCACGCTGAAACTTCCCTGGCAGCTAGGGGCAGCGTTCTTCTTGGAGCATTTGCTGGACGGAGACCCCGCAAGCAACACCTTGGGCTGGAGGTGGGTCGCCGGCTTGCACACTAAGGGTAAAAGCTACTTGGCTCGCCCGAGCAACATCACCCGCTACACGCAAGGACGCTTCCAACCTGCGGGTGGGCTTGCCGCGGAAGCGATCTCCATCCCGGACAGCCACCCCGCCATTCCTGCCTCCTACAAAAAACGCCCCGCCCCACCCCAAGGCCTGCAGCAAGGCGAAGGACTGCTGATGCTCGACGAAGACCTGCGACCTCACCTCGAAGGACTCGACGAAAAAAGCCACATCCTCGGCATGTATCCACAGAATGATTACTCCCAACTTCCTTGCTCGGAACCCGTTCGCGTATTCCGCGAAACCTCCCTTCGCAACACCCTGCAAGACCTGAGCGAGCGAAAAAGTTGCTGCGTCGAAGTCACCACCCATCCGAGTAGCGAAGCCATTGAAACCTGGGCGCAAAAGTACGGTTTACACACCCTGTGGCTCGCCCAACCGCAGATCGGACCATGGAACGATCTATGGAGCGAAATTGAACCTCGCCTCGCCAAAAGCGGACTGCAAATCCTAAAGTTCCGTCCATGGTGGGAAAACGAGCTCTTCCCCAGCGCCACTCACGGTTTCTTCAAGTTCCATAAAGGGATCAAGCCCGTAGCCACTCGCATGGCCAACGCGACATCTTAG
- a CDS encoding fasciclin domain-containing protein, translating into MKLRTPLKLIAVALASALALSFANAGSYKSKKASKDLVGVAASAENFSTLVAAVKAADLVDVLQGDGPYTVFAPTDEAFAALPEGTLESLLKPENKDQLVAILTHHVVPAKVLAKDVASGSVNTANGSKLEIAVNSGTVMVGGAKVVATDIMASNGVIHVIDKVIVPEA; encoded by the coding sequence ATGAAACTTAGGACACCACTGAAACTGATCGCCGTCGCACTCGCCAGCGCCCTCGCTCTGAGCTTTGCAAACGCAGGCAGCTACAAGAGCAAAAAAGCAAGTAAAGACCTCGTCGGAGTCGCAGCTTCGGCTGAAAATTTCTCAACCCTTGTGGCAGCAGTGAAGGCTGCCGACCTCGTCGACGTGCTGCAAGGCGACGGACCTTACACGGTCTTCGCTCCTACCGACGAAGCCTTCGCAGCTCTACCCGAGGGCACGCTCGAGTCTCTTCTGAAGCCAGAAAACAAGGACCAGCTCGTGGCGATCCTAACGCACCACGTCGTTCCCGCCAAGGTGCTTGCCAAGGACGTTGCATCCGGGTCGGTAAACACCGCGAACGGCAGCAAGCTTGAGATCGCTGTCAACAGCGGGACTGTGATGGTAGGCGGCGCAAAAGTCGTCGCTACCGACATCATGGCCAGCAATGGCGTGATCCACGTAATCGACAAGGTCATCGTGCCGGAAGCGTAA
- a CDS encoding autotransporter outer membrane beta-barrel domain-containing protein: MKRRTTLLSAFLASFLLPQVQAQVNVQILLTEDAAVSGAGPAEITGYSYPKANRNGTFYTKAGFFDDSGDLPVAGSMLVELTGPNSAQVLLRDDLQGLEPLTYEPFYPTDAGDIIFQGKYSAEDPQVGSVFKLSGGTLARLKESAGLETAAFNGTSIIHNVEGISYANLAKITPEGNEQSFPLYRGAVPGLEGVTFRSFSNIAHTPSGQIFFTARFEGESIDFLNDHALFTEDGAGNLQMIVRDSGSYPDTPRLPSGGTFRDLSGNIHLGCNDIGQLAFRAVVDAPDSRGSGSANSIWFQHPDQVPELIAVDFAPLETANAGELNLGALTAGSGTHSMTPLLDAAGNVYFAAEVRWNVQEPPYGDIGFFKWDGTDTHLIGYFHSMLPLPEDIAVPSLELQELSLSASGRIALYVVIKDDRKSVAASIYAQDDEGAFTEVITRSLGQYAFQRANFVADGHDYGPAGTLYLPPLDAGFSGSEDGNGQNWWTADDRLLFSVGYIDNNESKSAYCLATIGEPQVPPSGNKYTFDNDLETSSWQSVASGRSNWYDSIGARWDLPPNRADAAATIPAGEFVALETGNVQVGSLDSRGQLDLYAPLAVRGDATLATVNVEAGGSLTVEGNATLTGDITATGTHALIADAPSGDVSIHATENSPHLSSSIQSTLLASAPGNIDFNIDGEMTSSVGPAQGTTANIYATSEFGSVSFTTKGAYDAIGHKGSMLNFYAAAPNGIAAKLEGAYASSGPNLLFEASGGDIVVDTTQAKLTGETGAIIAENTGGSIAITSGEISASGSDAVHATASGEITISAQDSITLIDGDFAIYAKSSGSNVDINSRAEISTTGQTRPGVGIEGNAQGDVTIKQSAPINSDFGAVIGFSTAGTVDIDTSTTYLAGEQGGIRATAEGGSILIKSGEIAAGNQQGIYAVARDSVSIVSTGKITGIGNNSTGIFASSEQAGVSIIQNGDVSATGTNATGIVADSATTITVQITSGSISGWTGPNAGVILSQAQNAILTNHGDISSASEIGIIANSINTTIENHGRIYGKIQLGTGTNQLNNEASGFLYSVGEYIIGSENTLNNSGTLILSELAENIGTTTLDGQFQQSSCGSVTAQIGTEGSADQLTISGNANLSGSLVAQVTEPLTSDRQHTVLQASAITGTFSRVLPVQAAQGLPIEDLAKHARQHPSRTLDASLSYSENNAILSLKPLILDTYQKWAEHFLGSAAAPPSDSFQQLSADPGLTADPDQDGLSNLAEYVFGTHPLFPSESPFSSQLTNHLPEAPTHTISFPIAKELSDASWILESSQNLQDWEPLSIENATTKDLGDLTRYELTLQPPPSPTFYRITVSTPNGQATSSLPF, encoded by the coding sequence ATGAAACGCCGCACAACGCTCCTCTCCGCTTTCCTCGCCAGCTTCCTCCTCCCGCAGGTTCAGGCTCAAGTGAACGTCCAGATACTCCTTACTGAGGACGCGGCGGTGAGCGGAGCCGGCCCCGCCGAAATCACCGGCTACAGCTACCCAAAAGCCAACCGCAACGGCACCTTCTACACGAAAGCTGGATTCTTCGACGACTCCGGCGACCTCCCTGTAGCCGGCAGCATGCTCGTCGAACTCACCGGCCCCAACTCCGCCCAAGTCCTCCTGCGCGACGACCTGCAGGGACTCGAGCCGCTCACTTACGAGCCCTTCTACCCGACCGACGCAGGCGACATCATCTTCCAAGGCAAATACTCAGCGGAAGATCCCCAGGTCGGCTCCGTCTTCAAACTCTCCGGGGGAACGCTCGCTCGCCTCAAGGAAAGCGCCGGTCTCGAGACTGCTGCCTTCAATGGCACCTCCATCATCCACAATGTCGAAGGCATCTCCTACGCAAACCTCGCCAAGATAACGCCAGAGGGAAACGAGCAAAGCTTCCCCCTCTACCGCGGCGCCGTCCCCGGCCTCGAGGGCGTCACCTTCCGCAGCTTCAGCAACATCGCCCACACTCCGTCCGGGCAAATATTCTTCACCGCCCGCTTCGAAGGCGAATCGATCGACTTTCTCAACGACCACGCCCTCTTCACCGAAGACGGGGCGGGAAACCTGCAGATGATCGTGCGCGACAGCGGCAGCTACCCAGATACGCCTCGCCTGCCCAGCGGCGGCACCTTCCGCGACCTCTCCGGAAACATCCACCTTGGCTGCAACGACATCGGACAGCTCGCCTTCCGCGCCGTCGTAGACGCCCCCGACTCGCGAGGCTCCGGCTCCGCCAACTCAATCTGGTTCCAGCACCCCGACCAAGTCCCCGAGCTCATAGCCGTAGACTTCGCTCCTCTGGAAACCGCGAACGCTGGCGAACTCAACCTTGGAGCGCTCACCGCCGGCTCCGGTACCCACAGCATGACGCCGCTTCTCGATGCAGCGGGCAACGTCTACTTTGCGGCCGAGGTCAGGTGGAACGTGCAAGAACCACCCTACGGAGACATCGGTTTCTTTAAATGGGACGGAACCGACACCCACCTCATCGGCTACTTCCACTCAATGCTGCCCCTGCCCGAGGACATCGCCGTCCCTAGCCTCGAATTGCAGGAACTCAGCCTTTCCGCTTCCGGCCGCATCGCCCTCTACGTGGTGATCAAGGACGACCGCAAAAGCGTCGCTGCCTCCATCTACGCTCAAGACGACGAAGGAGCCTTCACCGAAGTCATCACCCGCAGCCTCGGCCAATACGCTTTCCAACGCGCAAACTTCGTCGCCGACGGACATGACTACGGTCCCGCCGGCACGCTCTACCTCCCTCCGCTCGACGCCGGTTTTTCCGGCAGCGAGGACGGCAACGGCCAAAATTGGTGGACTGCCGACGATCGCCTCCTCTTCTCCGTCGGCTACATCGACAACAACGAATCGAAGTCAGCCTACTGCCTCGCCACTATCGGCGAACCTCAAGTTCCCCCCTCCGGCAACAAATACACCTTCGACAACGACCTCGAAACCTCCTCTTGGCAAAGCGTCGCATCCGGACGCAGCAATTGGTACGACTCCATCGGAGCCCGCTGGGACCTACCGCCCAATCGAGCCGACGCCGCAGCAACCATCCCCGCCGGCGAATTCGTCGCCCTCGAAACCGGCAACGTCCAAGTCGGCTCCCTCGACTCACGAGGCCAGCTTGACCTCTACGCCCCGCTCGCCGTACGCGGAGACGCCACCTTGGCAACCGTCAACGTCGAAGCGGGCGGCTCCCTCACCGTCGAAGGCAACGCGACCCTTACCGGCGACATTACCGCCACCGGAACCCATGCCCTCATCGCCGACGCTCCTAGCGGCGATGTATCCATCCACGCCACCGAAAACAGCCCCCACCTCAGCTCCTCCATCCAAAGCACCCTGCTCGCCTCCGCCCCGGGCAACATCGATTTCAACATAGACGGAGAGATGACCAGCAGCGTCGGCCCAGCCCAAGGCACCACCGCTAACATCTACGCTACTTCCGAATTCGGTAGTGTCAGTTTCACTACAAAAGGCGCCTACGACGCCATAGGCCACAAAGGCTCTATGCTCAACTTCTACGCAGCGGCTCCCAACGGGATCGCCGCCAAGCTGGAAGGAGCCTACGCTTCATCCGGCCCCAACCTGCTCTTCGAGGCCAGCGGCGGCGATATCGTTGTCGACACCACTCAAGCCAAGCTCACCGGAGAAACAGGTGCCATCATCGCCGAAAATACGGGAGGTAGCATCGCCATTACCTCCGGTGAAATCTCGGCCTCCGGCTCCGACGCCGTGCACGCTACCGCCAGTGGAGAGATCACCATTTCCGCCCAAGATTCCATCACCCTCATCGACGGCGATTTCGCCATCTACGCAAAAAGCTCCGGCAGCAACGTCGACATCAACTCCCGTGCCGAAATTTCCACTACCGGACAAACGCGCCCAGGAGTCGGTATCGAAGGGAATGCACAGGGTGACGTCACCATCAAGCAAAGCGCTCCCATCAACTCCGACTTCGGCGCTGTAATCGGCTTCTCCACCGCCGGCACCGTCGACATCGACACCTCGACCACCTACCTAGCAGGCGAGCAAGGCGGTATCCGTGCCACTGCCGAGGGCGGCTCCATTCTCATCAAAAGCGGCGAAATCGCCGCCGGCAACCAACAGGGCATCTACGCTGTCGCTCGCGACTCCGTTTCCATCGTATCCACCGGCAAAATCACTGGCATCGGAAATAATTCAACAGGTATCTTCGCTAGTTCCGAGCAAGCAGGCGTATCCATAATCCAAAACGGCGACGTTTCTGCCACCGGCACCAATGCCACGGGCATCGTTGCCGACAGCGCAACGACCATCACCGTGCAAATTACTTCCGGAAGCATCTCCGGCTGGACAGGCCCCAACGCCGGCGTGATCCTTTCCCAAGCCCAAAACGCGATCCTCACCAATCACGGTGACATTTCATCCGCCAGCGAAATAGGCATCATCGCGAATTCGATTAATACCACGATCGAAAACCACGGACGCATCTACGGAAAAATCCAGCTCGGAACCGGAACCAATCAGCTCAACAACGAAGCTAGCGGCTTTCTGTATTCGGTCGGAGAATACATAATCGGGTCCGAAAACACCCTTAACAACAGCGGCACGCTCATTCTTTCCGAGCTCGCCGAAAACATCGGCACCACTACCCTCGACGGGCAATTCCAGCAAAGCAGCTGCGGCAGCGTTACGGCGCAGATAGGAACAGAAGGCTCCGCAGACCAGCTCACCATTTCCGGCAACGCGAACCTTTCCGGTTCCCTCGTCGCGCAAGTTACAGAACCGCTCACCTCCGATAGACAACACACAGTCCTGCAAGCTTCCGCCATCACTGGAACCTTCTCACGAGTCTTGCCCGTCCAGGCCGCGCAAGGCCTGCCTATCGAAGACCTTGCCAAACACGCACGCCAGCATCCGTCCCGTACCCTCGACGCAAGCCTCTCGTATTCAGAAAACAATGCCATCCTCAGCCTAAAACCGCTTATTCTCGACACTTACCAAAAGTGGGCAGAGCACTTCCTCGGCTCGGCAGCAGCCCCGCCATCCGATTCATTCCAACAACTCTCAGCCGATCCAGGCCTCACCGCCGACCCCGACCAAGATGGCCTTTCGAATCTGGCCGAATACGTCTTCGGAACCCATCCCCTATTTCCAAGCGAGTCGCCTTTTTCATCTCAGCTGACGAACCACCTTCCCGAAGCCCCTACCCACACCATTAGCTTCCCAATCGCGAAAGAACTTAGCGACGCGAGCTGGATCCTCGAAAGCAGTCAAAATCTCCAGGACTGGGAACCCCTATCGATCGAGAACGCTACGACTAAGGACCTTGGCGATCTAACGCGCTACGAGCTCACCCTCCAACCGCCTCCATCCCCAACCTTCTACCGAATAACCGTATCCACCCCAAACGGACAGGCAACATCGAGCCTTCCCTTCTGA
- a CDS encoding AAA family ATPase gives MNAESKSPARIVFTGAECTGKTSLIRAIAEELGEPFSAEYVREYVDLVQRPLEARDLDPIARGQLKGEDEAAAEAKRFVLHDTNLLSSILYAEHYFDTHIPWVDERFLKRDYTRYFFCMPDIPWEDDPGQRVGPEERSKLHNCFQAMLKRYEIQPVELHGPLDQRIQIVLTELSAIA, from the coding sequence GTGAACGCTGAGTCCAAATCTCCCGCGCGCATCGTTTTCACCGGAGCGGAATGCACCGGCAAGACTTCCCTCATTCGGGCGATCGCCGAGGAACTCGGGGAACCGTTTTCCGCCGAATACGTGCGCGAATACGTCGACCTCGTCCAACGCCCCCTGGAGGCCCGCGACCTCGATCCCATTGCCCGAGGCCAATTGAAAGGCGAAGACGAAGCGGCCGCTGAGGCCAAGCGCTTCGTCCTGCACGACACCAACCTGCTCTCCTCCATCCTTTACGCGGAGCACTACTTCGACACGCACATTCCCTGGGTAGACGAACGTTTCCTGAAGCGAGACTACACGCGCTATTTCTTCTGCATGCCCGACATCCCCTGGGAGGACGACCCCGGCCAACGCGTCGGCCCAGAGGAACGCAGCAAGCTTCACAACTGCTTCCAAGCAATGCTCAAAAGATACGAAATCCAGCCCGTCGAGCTCCACGGCCCCCTAGATCAACGTATCCAAATAGTTCTTACAGAGCTATCTGCCATCGCTTGA
- the pnuC gene encoding nicotinamide riboside transporter PnuC → MDLFIEQIQQTSLVEWLGTATGLAGVYLSIKEKVLAWPFYVLCYGLYAYLSFSAGLYAAMALNACFIPISLYGWRQWSRATSQAGQRAASELRISRLRGAPLACAIAIGLGGTLAIGVLLSRYTEGASPYLDAFATTLSFLAQWMLSRKYIENWLAWIVADLAFVALWGSQGYWVAVAMFLVFTALAVLGYTSWRKEIAARER, encoded by the coding sequence ATGGACCTTTTCATCGAACAAATCCAGCAAACCTCTCTCGTGGAATGGCTTGGCACCGCAACCGGCCTCGCCGGCGTCTACCTGAGCATCAAGGAAAAGGTCCTGGCCTGGCCCTTCTACGTCCTTTGCTACGGGCTGTACGCCTACCTCAGCTTTTCCGCCGGACTCTACGCCGCCATGGCCTTGAACGCCTGCTTCATCCCCATCTCGCTCTACGGCTGGCGGCAATGGAGCCGGGCCACGAGCCAAGCAGGGCAAAGGGCGGCAAGCGAATTGCGCATCAGTCGCCTAAGGGGCGCTCCGCTGGCCTGCGCCATCGCGATCGGACTGGGCGGCACGCTCGCGATCGGCGTCCTGCTTTCGCGCTACACCGAAGGGGCCTCCCCCTACCTCGATGCCTTCGCCACCACCCTCTCCTTCCTCGCCCAATGGATGCTCAGCCGCAAGTACATCGAAAACTGGCTGGCCTGGATTGTCGCCGACCTCGCCTTCGTTGCGCTCTGGGGCAGCCAAGGCTATTGGGTCGCGGTCGCCATGTTCCTCGTTTTCACCGCTCTGGCGGTGCTGGGCTACACCAGCTGGAGAAAGGAAATCGCAGCCCGTGAACGCTGA
- a CDS encoding PepSY-associated TM helix domain-containing protein — translation MRLILIKIHLYLGLVGGALLSVVAITGALYAYEPQLRQWWSEEVEAWEPATALGPRELSETIRSWGWEGEATAFRWPESAKAPVWVIWREESGARQDFMLDALTGRRLPRAEQARAFFHGVLSIHRTLTLGEAGTKIVGASAASLLVLTLSGLFIAVRRWRDAKRVWIPAKSEARAKAPRVRWRFLHRMVGAWATPWLLLMPLTGMVWSFDAYADFLKRLGGPSRFPSYPSLSSSVGAESVAWDEIWQRCLEKVPSQTTMRLMMPTKPGQPVRFEWSPEDVASFAMRSKLFLDPASGYVLDEHPWEEFSSGEQLVRWAYPLHTGRIAGVAGQTVAFFGSLTMPFFFGTGLYLYLARKRKARAAKILNYE, via the coding sequence TTGCGACTCATTCTCATAAAAATCCATTTATATCTCGGGCTGGTTGGCGGCGCTCTTTTGAGCGTGGTAGCGATCACGGGAGCGCTCTATGCCTATGAGCCTCAATTGAGGCAGTGGTGGAGCGAGGAGGTGGAGGCGTGGGAACCTGCTACGGCGCTCGGCCCTCGCGAGTTGAGCGAGACGATTCGTTCTTGGGGATGGGAAGGCGAGGCCACGGCCTTTCGATGGCCGGAGAGCGCCAAGGCGCCGGTGTGGGTTATTTGGCGAGAGGAATCGGGCGCCCGGCAGGACTTCATGTTGGACGCGCTCACGGGGCGGCGTTTGCCTCGAGCGGAGCAGGCCCGAGCGTTTTTCCACGGCGTTCTGTCCATTCATCGAACTCTCACGCTAGGCGAGGCTGGTACGAAGATCGTGGGAGCATCCGCCGCGTCGTTGCTTGTGCTGACCTTGAGCGGATTGTTTATCGCGGTGCGTCGTTGGCGTGACGCGAAGCGAGTTTGGATACCCGCGAAGAGCGAGGCTCGCGCTAAGGCGCCGCGAGTGCGGTGGCGCTTTCTGCATCGCATGGTGGGAGCGTGGGCGACGCCTTGGCTTTTGCTGATGCCCTTGACGGGAATGGTTTGGAGCTTCGACGCCTATGCGGACTTTTTGAAGCGTCTGGGTGGGCCGAGCCGATTCCCGAGCTATCCGAGCCTGTCGTCGAGTGTCGGGGCGGAGAGCGTGGCCTGGGACGAAATTTGGCAGCGTTGCTTGGAGAAGGTGCCAAGCCAGACGACGATGCGACTTATGATGCCGACGAAGCCCGGGCAACCGGTCCGCTTCGAATGGAGTCCGGAGGACGTTGCTTCCTTTGCCATGCGGTCGAAGCTTTTCTTGGATCCAGCATCTGGATACGTGCTTGATGAGCACCCGTGGGAGGAATTCAGCTCAGGAGAGCAGCTGGTGCGCTGGGCGTATCCGCTGCACACGGGACGCATCGCTGGAGTGGCGGGGCAGACTGTGGCCTTTTTCGGATCACTCACGATGCCCTTTTTCTTCGGGACGGGGCTCTACCTCTACTTAGCCCGGAAGCGAAAAGCCCGAGCGGCGAAAATTTTAAACTACGAATAA